From the genome of Adhaeribacter pallidiroseus:
AAAATTAAAAAAAGGAGAAAGGTTAAGTAGATTAACCTTTCTCCTTTTGTATTTACCAAGTGGTGGAAATTTTAGTATCAGGCCAGGGTAGCGTAATGGTAATTAAAGTTCCCCGGTTTGGGTCGGATTCAAAATGCATGTTGCCGGCTAAAAGTTTTACCCGGTCCCGGATGGTTTTTAACCCAATGCCTTTTTGGTGGGTGGCATTGGGGTTCATGCCTTTGCCATTATCCTGGGCTTCGATAATGAGGTAATTACCCTCCCGGAACAGCTCTACCCGACCGCGACTGGCGCCGGAATGTTTGGCAATATTATTCACCAGCTCCTGCGAAATGCGGTAAACTGCCAGTTCCAAATGCTTTTCCAGCCGTTGTTCCAAACCAATGCACATAAGATTAATGCCCGTGTGCGAAAACCGTTCAGAGAAATTTTTTATGGCGGCATCCAGGCCAAATTCTTCCAATAGCTGCGGAACCAGCTCGTGCGAAACCTGGCGGGTTTCCCGGATAGCATCTTTAATTAACGTTTCGGTTTTAATTAAGGTGTTTTTTAATTCGGCTAAAACCGTGGGGGTTTGAGTCAGGTTTATCTGTTCCAGACTGAGTTGCGCCGCGTATAAAATCTGGGCGACCCCGTTGTGCAGCGATTCCGATATTCTTCTTCTTTCTTCTTCCTGAGCCTCCAAAATGGCCAGCAACAAATCTTTTTGCTGTTGTAACCGGAGGGTTAAATTTTCTTCTTCCAGGTTTTTAATTTCGGTAATATTTAAATTTAGCCCCAGCATTTTAAGAGTAAAGCCGTCTTCATCTTTAATGGCTACTCCTTTTACTTTTATAGTTTGCACATTTCCGGCAACTCTAATGCGTAGGATTTCTTCAAAAGAACCTTGTTTTTTCCGGAGTAAATAAATGATTTTTTCGGCTATGGAGCAATCTTCGGTAATTACGTAATCCAGGTAAGTTTCCAAGGCCACGGCGAACCGGGCTTCAACCCGAACAACTGGTACATTCCATCAGACCATTTAAACTCCTGAGTTTCCGGGTTGTATTCCCAACTGCCCAAACCCACTAATTCTTCTGATTGCCGGAGTAAGGTCAGGTTTTTAACGAGTTCGGTTTCTCCTTTCTTCCGCTCCGTAATATCTTCCACCGACACAAATAAACCATCGGTTAACTGTACGGCTTTCCACCGCACC
Proteins encoded in this window:
- a CDS encoding sensor histidine kinase, yielding MALETYLDYVITEDCSIAEKIIYLLRKKQGSFEEILRIRVAGNVQTIKVKGVAIKDEDGFTLKMLGLNLNITEIKNLEEENLTLRLQQQKDLLLAILEAQEEERRRISESLHNGVAQILYAAQLSLEQINLTQTPTVLAELKNTLIKTETLIKDAIRETRQVSHELVPQLLEEFGLDAAIKNFSERFSHTGINLMCIGLEQRLEKHLELAVYRISQELVNNIAKHSGASRGRVELFREGNYLIIEAQDNGKGMNPNATHQKGIGLKTIRDRVKLLAGNMHFESDPNRGTLITITLPWPDTKISTTW